AACATTAAGGATTTAGGATCTTCAGTCCTATTCATATGCAGTAACAGTGGGTATAAAGCATCTAAAGATAAAATTGAAAAGAGCTTTGAAGGAACAAATACTAAGATTATATTTGAAATTTTTAGTGGAATAAGTTCTACTGGAGAAATTGAAAGAATGCGTAAAATTGCTAAAGATAATAGTATTGAAATTATTGCAGCAATAGGTGGTGGTAGTGCTATTGATACTGCAAAGGCAACTGCATATTATGAAAAACTTCCAGTTGTTATTATGCCAACAGTTGTTGCTACAGATGCACCATGTACAGGATTATCAGTTATTTACAATGATGATGGAACATTTTCGAATTACATATTTTACCCTAAAAATCCAGACGTGGTAATTGTTGATACATCAATTATCGTAAAAGCTCCTGTAAGATTTTTAGTTGCAGGGATGGGAGACGCACTTGGAACTTATTTTGAAGCTAGAGCTTGTGTTAAGACAAATTCACCAAGTCTAGAAAATGGAGGAATTACTAAATCAGCAATGGCTTTATGCTCACTTTGCTATGACACATTATTAGAAGATGGTTATATAGCTAAATTATCAGCTGAAAAAGGACTTTTAACTCCAGCAGTAGAAAACATTATTGAAGCTAATACTTACTTAAGTGGAGTTGGTGCAGATAATGGTGGACTAGCGGTAGCACACTCTGTTTACAATGGTTTTACAGCACTTGAAGAATGTGAGAAGACAATGCATGGTGAATTAGTTGCATTTGGTACTATAGCGCAACTTATTATAGAAAATGCACCTCAAGAGGAACTTGATAAAGTTATAGAATTTTGTATTTCAGTAGGACTTCCTATAACACTTGCAGAGGTGGGAGTAACAGACACTGAAAGAGTTAAGATTGCATGTGAAAAAGCATGTATGGAAGGTGAATCTATTCATAATATGCTTGGTGATGTTACACCAGAAGAGTTATATAATGCACTTCTTACTGCAGATGCTATTGGTAAAACAATATTAAATTAGGTAATATCAAAAAAATATAAATTAGATTATTGAAATTAACAATACCTATAATAACTTCTACAGATGTTATTATAAATTATAAATATATTGGTAATGGAGTCACTACATTTTGCAAAATAAAATGTGGTGGCCTTTTTATTAAATTTAAGGGCATCTCTTTAAAATATTAATATATATTAACTTATTTTTTAGATGCCATAAGGAGGATAAAAATGATTATAAAAAGTATTGAGATATCTGAAATTTTGGTGCCTTTAGTTACACCATTTAAAACAGCTCTTAGAACAGTTGAAGCTGTTAATGATATAGTGGTAAAAGTTATATCGGATAAAGGTGAAATAGGATATGGTGAAGCAGCACCTACAGCAGTAATAACAGGGGAAACAAAAGAATCAATTAAATCTGCAATTTTAAATTATATAAAGCCTTCTATTTTAGGCATGGAAATAGATAATTTAGAAAGTATAATGGAAAAAATAAATAGTTGTATTTTAAAAAATACAAGTGCAAAGGCTGCAGTTGATATGGCTATTTATGATTTATATGCTAAAAAACTTAATTCACCGTTATATAAAATTCTTGGTGGATATAGAAATGAAATTACTACAGACATTACTATTAGTGTAAATGAAATAGATGTAATGGTGAAAGATAGTATAAAAGCTGTGAATGAAGGCTTTAATATTTTAAAGATAAAGGTAGGAAAAGAAGGTGAAAAAGATATACAGAGAATTGCTGAAATAAGAAAAGCAGTTGGATCAAATGTAAGTATTCGTGTTGATGCAAACCAAGGTTGGACAAGCAAACAAGCTGTTAAAATCATAAGTGCTTTTGAAGATAAAGATTTAAATATTGATTTAGTAGAACAACCAGTTAAATATTGGGACTTAGAGGGAATGAAGTATGTAACTCAAAATACGTATACAAAAATTTTAGCAGACGAAAGTGTCTTTTCTCCACATGATGCAGCAAAGATAATTCAAGAAAGAGCAGCAGATTTAATTAATATAAAGCTTATGAAAACAGGCGGAATATATAATGCTTTAAAAATTTGTGATATAGCAGAAGTTTATGGAGTAGAGTGTATGATTGGGTGTATGCTTGAAAGTAAAATAAGTGTGAGTGCGGCAGCAAATCTGGGTGCTGCTAGAAAGATAATAACAATGGTAGATTTAGATGGACCAGCACTTTGCAAAATTGACCCAATAAGTGGAGGACCTATTTTTAGCGGAAGTAGTATAAAAATGAGCGGAAAAGTTGGAATAGGTTTTGACGATATAGTAGAAATTTAATTGAATATAGATGTCGCAAAAAAAACTACATGATGCCATTGATCTAATCAAACCATTAGTCGATGGCGAAACGATTGAGATCAAAGACATCTACATAGGTTCCCAAAAAGGAACTTAAAAGCAGATTAATTATAACTAAATTATTTAAAGATAACAAGCGGAAAAGAAATCTAAAACAAGAAAAAGCTTTAAAACAAGAAAAAAGAAAATTTAATAATAGAGCCTCTTTATCAAGGTACTTACTGTAACATATAACATATATTACAGTAATGATAGTACCTTTTATTAAGTATGCTCAAATTTAATAACACAATTAAAATTATTACAATATAAACCCAAATGTTCTAATTTATGTTTTTAATTTTATTCGCGACTTGCTTTAAACTTATTAGTAATATTATGGATAAATAAGCTTGATGGCTATGAAGACAAGCTTTGAACAAGCATTTTGGAACAACTTATAATCAATAAGCACAGCCATCAAAATCTTCTAATGTAACTTCCACAAAGCAAGCCCCCTTATTTCTAGTTTTGGACATATATTCATAGGCACAAAACTTGATATTATCTAAGTATTTCTTTGAAATAAATAAAGTATATTCTTAAAAAATGAATTTGCAGAAAGCCCAAAGGTATTTCATATCTAAATTAAATTAAGGAGCGTGAATTAAATGATAAGACCAAAACCTTTAAAAAAGGGAGATAAGATAGGATTAATTGGGGCTTCAAGTCCAATACCACAAGATAGAATAGAACCTTCTATTAAAGCTATGGAAGCTCTAAGCCTCGAAGTTGTACTTGGGGAAAGTTGCAGAGGATATCATGGATTTTTATCTGGAAGTGATGAACTTAGAGCAAAAGACATAAATGACATGTTTGAGGATAAAAGCATTAAAGGTATTTTTGCAATTAGAGGTGGGTATGGTGCAGCTAGACTTTTAGATATGTTAGATTATAATATGATTAAGAAAAATCCTAAGGTATTTGCAGGATATAGTGATGTAACTGCCCTTCATAATGTACTTAATGAAAAATGCAAACTAATAACTTTTCATACACCAATGGCATCAACAGAATTTTATAAAGGTGTAGATGATTATACAATGAATTATTTTAGAAAAAACATATTTAGTGATGAACCACTGGGAACACTTAAAAATCCAGAGGGCCAAGAAATTAAAACTTTAGTTAGTGGAAAGGCAAAAGGAAAATTAGTTGGAGGAAATCTTTCTTTAGTAGTTTCTTCGATGGGAACTACACATGAGATTGATACAAAGGATAAAATATTATTTTTAGAAGATGTAGATGAATATCCATATAAAATAGATAGAATGCTATTACAATTAAAGCAATGTGGAAAATTTAAAGATGCCGCAGGAATTATTTTGGGTGCATGGACAGATTGTAAAGCAAATGAAGGGGATAATAGCTTAACTTTAATGGAAGTCTTTGAAGAACTTATAAAAACAGAAAACAAACCTACAATTTATAACTTGGCTTGCGGACATTGTATGCCTACGATGAGTCTTCCTTTAGGTGCAATGGTGAAAATTAATGGGGATAAGGGTGAGATTACCATACTTTAGAAATATACATTGTAGGGGGTTATTCAAATGAAGTATGCAATAGTAAATAAGGCTGTTGGAGTATTAAAAAGTGAACCTAAGGGAGCTTCTGAAAATGCTGATGAAGTTTTATTTGGAATGAATGTTGAAATACTTAAAGAGCTAGATAACAATTGGTTTTATGTAAGAACTCATTATAATTATGAAGGTTATATAAATGGAGATAATTTAATAATTAATGATGAGCTTTCAAAGAAATGGGAAAAAGATAAAAATATTATGGTAATTAATTCGTTTGCAGATGTACTTAATAAACCAGAAGCATCTGGATATGAAATTGCAAGTGTAACAAGAGGAGCTAATTTAATTTCATGTGATGAAATAAGTGAAAATAAAAGATTTCTAAAGGTGAAATTACCAAGTGGAGAAAAAGGATGGATAAGAAAGAGTTTCACATCAGATTTAATAATAGATTGTGAAATAAAAGATGAAGAAAAGCTTAGAGAAAATCTAGCAAAATGTGCTCTAAGCTATATTGGAACTCAATATAGATGGGGCGGAAAGTCACCTCTTGGAATAGATTGTTCTGGACTTTGCTCTATGGCATATATGCTAAATGGAATATTGATTTATAGAGATGCAGATATAAAAGAAGACTTTCCCATAAAGGAAATAACTTTTGATAAGCTAAAAAAAGGAGATCTAATATTCTTTCCAGGACATGCAGCAATGTATTTAGAAGCTGGGAATTATATTCATTCATCAACAAGTAATGATGTGGTGAAAATAAACAGTTTAAATGAAAAGGCAGAAAATTATAATGAATATTTAGGAACATGTGCTAAGCGGTTTGGAAGCATATTTAAATGAGCCTTGGAATCTGGGGCTCTCAATATTCGCTATAGGTGAAACAAGCGTTGAAAAGAGGTATTATCCAAGTGAAGAAAGCAGTAAGATTATAAAAAAGTGGTATACAAAAGATTAATTCAAATGGTGAAGAAACTAATTTGTACAATATAAGACAAGGAGAGTTTTGTCATGAAGCTTTAAGTTGTTTATCAAACTTTGAATCTTTAAATATAACAGGTAAAGCAATTCAAGATTCAGAGGTATGCATAATACCTGTAGATATAGTAAGACTGCATTTCATGAAAGACAATGAATTTTTGCTATATATATATATATATATATATATATATATATATGAAGATTTGCACAAAAAATTTAATTCTGTCTTAGATAATAAAGAAGAAATAATGCATGAATCACTAGAAACAAGACTTGTAAAATTGCTTATTAATAAAAATAGTAACATAATTTATACGACGCATGGAGAGTTAACTTTTGAAATTGATTCAGATAGAGAAGTTGTAAGTAGGAAACTTAAAAGCATTGAAAAACGAGGATATATAAAATTAGAAAGAGGCAAAATAATAATAATTAAGAATTTAAAAAAATTTTTTAAAAAATTGAAAATTGCGAAATTTGATTATTATATTGAATTATAATATAATTAACATTGTAATAATAATTGAATATAAATAGGTACGGTTGGACAAATTTTATAATTTGTTTTCAAGCAATTTTAGTTTCTGGGGTGGGAAACTCTATTAGAGTGTTCCACCTCTTTTTGCTTTAATTTTTAATAACTCAATTATAATTATTTATTTAAACTAAACGTCTAGGATATCCATAATAATATTAAGGAGATTAACTTATGAAGAAAAATGTTTACAACAAAACTTTCAATCAATTTTTAAGCTTTTTTAAAAATGAATCTGCTAGTGGTATAATACTCTTGATTTTTGCAATTGCTGCCATAATAATTGCAAATTCCAATTTTGCTACAACATACAATAATATACTCCATACCTACATAACTATTGGATATAAAAACTTTTCGTTATCAATGTCACTACTTCACTGGATTAATGATGGATTAATGGCTATATTTTTCTTAGTAGTTGGCATGGAAATAAAACGAGAAGTGGTATTTGGAGAGCTTAAATCTTTAAAAAAGACAATACTGCCAGTATCTGCTGCCGTAGGAGGTATGATTGTACCAGCAATAATTTATGCATTACTTAATTATAATGAACCTACGGCAACAGGATGGGGAATTCCAATGGCAACAGATATTGCATTTGCGTTAGGAATACTTTCTTTGGTAGGCAGAAAAGCACCTAAAGGAATAATAGTATTTCTTACAGCGTTAGCTATAGTTGATGATTTAGGAGCTATTATTGTAATTGCAATATTCTATACTAGCCAAATTTCTTGGATTGCTCTTATTATGGGATTAATTATTTTTATAGTTTTAATATTAGCTAATAGATTTAATGTAAAATATACAGCTATTTTTATTATTGGAGGTTTAGTTCTATGGGTTTGTTTGTTAAAATCAGGAATACATGCAACAATTGCTGGAGTATTACTTGGAATGGCCTTACCTATTGGAAAAACTGTTGATGAATTTGAAACATCAATTTTGTACAGGGTTGATAAAACTCTATCTCCGTGGTCTTCTTTTTTAGTTATGCCAATATTCGCTTTAGCTAATTCAGGTATAACTATTGATATTAGTAGTATTGGAACAATAGTAAAAACACCAATCAGTTTAGGAATTATATTTGGTTTGGTTATTGGTAAGCAAATAGGGATATTTGGAGTTTCATACATTTTAGTAAAATTAAAAGTGGCTAAACTTCCATCTAAAGTAACTAAAAGACATTTATATGGTGCAAGTGTCCTTGGGGGTATTGGATTTACTATGTCAATCTTTGTTTCATCTTTATCGTTTGCAGATGAAACTGCGTTAACCACAGCCAAAATAAGCATTATGATTGCTTCAATTTTAGCGGCAATATTAGGTGGAATAACTTTTTCATTTATAAAACTTAAAAGTGAGAAAGTGAATTAATCGCAAATTGACGATATTTAATATTAATGATAATATATATGAGGCTTTGATTTAGTTAAAGTATACTAAGTCAAAGCCTGTATTTTGTAAAAAATTATTAATATAGATTTAAAAAAAATTCGCAATAATTAAAAGAAGAAAGAAGGAATTAGATGAAAGAAATTAAACAAGAATGGTTTGGAAATATTAAAGGAGATTTACTGGCAGGGATAGTTGTTTGTATGGCATTGATACCAGAGGCTATAGGATTTGCTATAGTAGCTGGAGTTGATCCTATGGTTGGAGTATATGCATCTTTTTGTATGTCTTTAATTATATCAATTTTTGGTGGAAGAACAGGAATGATTTCGGCTGCAGCTGGCGCAATGGCATTGGTTTTAGCAAGTTTAGTAAAGGAACATGGAATAGAGTATATGCTTGTAGCAACAATACTTACAGGAGTATTCCAAGTTGTTTTAGGATTTTTTAAGATAGGAAATTTATTAAAGTTTATACCTAGGCCAGTTATGATAGGATTTGTAAATGCACTAGGAATAATGATGTTTAAGTCACAACTACCTTATTTTAAAGGGTCATTTATTTTAATAATTTTAGGCGCAATAGGTATTTCAATAATTTATTTATTACCTAAATTAACAAGAGTAGTACCATCTCCAATAGTCGCAATAATAGTTGTTACATTAATAGTAGTTATATTTAAGATTGATATAACTACATTAGGGGATATGGGGAAAATAAATAGTGACTTGCCAAACTTTTTAATACCTAATATACCATTTAATATGGAAACTCTTAAAATAATATTACCGTATTCTATATCACTTTCATTAGTTGGGCTTGTAGAATCTCTATTAACAGCTCAGTTAATTGATGATTTAACAGATACTCCAAGCAATAAGAATAGAGAATGCGTAGGTCAAGGATTGGCTAATGTAGTATGTGGATTTTTTGGAGGAATAGCAGGGTGCGGAATGATTGGGCAAACCCTTATAAATCATAATTATGGTGGAAGAGGTAGATTATCAACACTTACATCAGGAACAGTAATGTTGATTTCAGTAATAGTATTAAATAAATTTGTTGTGCAAATTCCAGTAGTTGCTTTAGGTGCGGTTATGGTAGTTGTATCAATAACAACATTTAATTGGGGTTCAATTAAGAGAATTACAAAAGTACCCAAAACAGATACATTTGTAATGATTTCAACAGTTATAGTAGTTGTATTAACTCATAACTTAGCTTATGGAGTTATTCTTGGAATAATATTAAGTGCATTATTTTTTGCATCTAAAATATCTGAAATACAGGTTAAAAAAATCAAAGAGGATACAAAAACTATATATATAGTTAACGGTCAGTTATTCTTTGCATCAACATTAAAGTTTATTGACAGTTTTGATTTTACAGAAAAGATTCAATTTGTGGACATAGATTTATCTATGGTGAAAATTTGGGATGAATCAGCAGTTGATTCTATAGATAAAGTGGTGCTTAAATTTCATAAAAACGGAGTTAAAGCTAACTTAATAGGAATGAGTAATCAATGTTTAGAATTAGTTGATAGAATAGCTGTCCATAATAAACCAGGTGGATTAGGGGCATCCAGTAGTCATTAAATTATGATCTATATTATCATCACATGGTATGTAATGAGCTATAGTTTAGTTTCATATGAAGATTTGCCAAAGTATGATTTATTTATATCTCAAGTTAATGAATATTAATGTAATTAGTATTTAAGTAAAATTAAAATCAAAGAAAAGAGCATATCCGGTGAAGTATTAAATCTTCACTGGATATGCTCTTAAATTTTTTATCTATTATACTTTTTAAATAAATTATTGAGAGCTTGTTTGAGAATAAATGCTTCAGTTCTAGCATTTATCTTGAAAAGTCTATCAAGTTGAGTTTTAGTGAGGTAGTTGAATATTAAATTTTATTCATAAGTTTATCCTAATACATATTATTTCAACATATATTGTGATTAGACCACAAAAAGCTGACAAATATCATCCAATTAGAATTTAATGATATAATAGCATTATAAAATTAAACGTATGAGGAGAATTACTATGTTTTGCAAAAATGACCTTCAACAAACTTCATTATTTGAACCAATCAACCAAATGCCAAAATACCTTCAAGATATTTTAAATAAAAGTTGGGCTAAGGCATTTAAGGATCATATTTTTCCGCGAATAAATGAGGAGCGTTTTTCGGTTTTATATAGCAATAAAGCCTCAAGGACTAATTCACCTATTAATGTTATTCTTGGCTTACTAATTATAAAAGAAATATTTCAGCAGACTGATGAAGAGCTTATCGGCTCTATTCATTTCGATGTAAGATATCAATATGCTTTAAATACAACTAATTATGAAACACAACCAGTATCTATAAATACTCTAACAAATTTTAGAAACAGACTTGTTGAATATGAAGCGTCAACTAATGAAGACTTAATAAAAGCTGAAGTTGAAGCTTTATCCGAAAGCATTGCTAAGTATTTATCTGTTGATAATAAAAAAGTTAGAGTGGATTCGTTAATGGTTAGTTCATCATGCAAAAAATTAAGTAGAATTGAGCTAGTATATTCTATAAATAGCAGACTTATTAAAGCTCTAAATATAATAAATCCACCTATTATAAGTGATGAACTAAAACCGTACCTTGAAAAGGGGCATAAAAATGACACTATATATAGAACTCAAGATTTAAAGGCTGATTCAAAACTTTCAATTTTAATCGAACATTCTAAAATTCTATACAATATCGCTCTGAAAGCTGGAGATATAGTTACTTCAACAGAAGAGTTTCAACTTTTAAATAGAGTTATTCAGGACCAAACTACAGAAGATGCTGCAAAAAATTTAGTTATTAAAGATTCAAAAGATATAACTTCAACTAGTTTACAAAATCCAACTGACAAAGATGCAACCTACAGAAAAAAATATGGTGGTAACGTTGGTTATGTTGTTAATATACAAGAATCATTTAATGATAAAAACAGTGTTATAACAGGCTATGACCTTAAGCAAAATATTCACAGCGATTCAAAATTTGCTGATGATGTTATTGCTAATTTAGCTTCACAAAATAAAAATTCAAACTGTAAACTACTAGTTGATGGTGCTTACTATGAACAAGAAAAAGCCAAAAATGCTTTAAAACAAGGAATTGAAATGATTCCAAGTCAACTAGTTGGCAGAAAAGTATCTACTGATAAACTGAGTTATTCAAAATTCATTGTAGATGACGAAAAAAATGTAATAAGTTGTTGTCCTAACGGAGTCGAACCTGTAGAGTCTTATTATAGTTCAAAATCTTATACAGCCAAATTTGACTCCAGTACATGTGAAAAATGTCCTTTAAATTCACAATGTCCAAAGAAAATATCAAAGAAATTTAATACCATAAGAGTTAGCGAAAAAGCTTATAATACAGCTACTCAAAGAGAAAAAATGCACGAGAGTGAGTATATAAAGCTTGCAAATAAAAGGGCTGGTATAGAAGGTATTCCTTCTGTTTTGAGGAGAAGATATAAAATTGATACCATGCCTATCCGGGGATTATTGCGCTCAAAATTATGGGTTGGATTTAAAATCGCAGCCTATAACTTCAAGAAACTGTTAAAACAGTTTCTTGAAAGTGGCATAGAGTGTTTTCTCAATATAATTGCATGTATAGTTGCTGTAATAATTAACTGTTTTAAATTATATTTTTTAGAATTTGAAGCAAAGCTGTCAAACTAATCACGATACTTTATAGTTTTTGTGGTTTAATCATAATATAAATTATAATAAAATATTAATGACTCTGAATCAATTTGAGCGGGAGAACAAATTTTTTTGTGAATATTATAATTGGTGGGATAAGTATGGTCAATTTCTTTAATCAGAATCCGTCAGCTAATCTCGTAAGCGCTGAATTATGGTTAAGTTATGTAAAATTAGAAAATAAAAATCCAAATATGCTGATATACTGATATACTTAAATATGAAATCAAAAGTATGGATTCATATATAAAATATATGTTAGAGGAGTGATAAGCATGAATGAATTTATGAAAATCGGAATATTCAATGGAACAATTGCTACAACAAATGGTGTATATAAAATAAGTGATATAGATGTAGATGATGCTAAAAAGCTTATAGATGAAAATGGATTTATATCTGCAATAGGACATAAATCAACTGCTGAAGCTATTTCAGATTCATTTAATATGAATATACCTATGAGCCGTATAAATTTCAAACAAAAGGTAGGACAAAAGGCAGTGGTGTTTAAATTAAATAAAAGACCACCAGAAGGAAGTATATTATGTAGAGAAGAAATAGAAGCAATAGGATATTCATTTAAATTAATGGAAAGATTAGAATAAAAACGATCTATAGATGAAGCAATAACTAAACATTTATCAACAATATTTAGCCAAAAAAGAATGAAACACTAAGTCTCATTCTTTAATCCTATTATTTTACAGTATCATTGATATGACAATTATCTGAACTACTAAATCCACCAACAGACATAGATCATTTCCCACGTCCATCTCCATTTCTGCCTAATATTTGACTAGGAGTTCAATTGCAACTCTCAAGATTATTTTTTAGAGCTTCCTTTAATGCCCCCTTCTTCAGTTGTTATAGTTCTATTGAAACTAACTTATCAACAGTTTTATTTCTCTCTTTAAGTAGATTAACTTTAATGTAAATCAAACCGTCATAGATCTTCTTTCACATGAGATTATAGGTGGTGTTATTCTTAGTCAAGATATAAGTAAAAAAGAAAAACTTGAACAAATGCATAAAGACTTTATTTCAAATGTTTCTCTCTGCTTAATGTGTTAATTGTCAAATTAAATAGAATTTTAAGAAAAATATAATAAAGCATTTTTAGAATATTATAATCATAAACTAGAGACATAGAGACATTTGAGGGGTGTTTATGTCTATTTATTTTGACTTCAAAACTATTAAAGAACTTATAGGTGATAATTATTATAGAGAACAAAAAGAATTTACTTTAGAAGAATTATCACAGTATGATGAAAGTAACGGAAAACCTGCTTATGTAGCAATTGAAGTTATAGTTTATGATCTGAGCAAAGAATCAGCTTAGGCTGGAGGAACGCATTTTGGTATTACAGCTGGTAAAGATTTAACAGAGGAATTTAATTCTTGACATGGATTGAATAAAATTCTTAGTAATATACCTAATGTTGGAATACTTAAAGTAAAGTAATATCTATTGGAGGAATTAAGTTGACTAGTGAGGAAGGATGTCCACTTACAAAAGTTAAAATTCAGACCTCAAAGAGAATTGCGGATGATGTTGTGGGAATGGTTAAAAATACTAAAAAGATGAATGCTATTTGGTTAGAAGTAACAGGCTGCTCAGGAAATATAATTTCTTTGCTTAATAGTGAAAATCCAGGACTTTATAATATCTTAACTGATATTGTGAATTTTACTTTTAATAATACACTTATGGCTGCAGAAGGAAATTTTGCTTTTGAAAAGTTTTTAGATACATTAGATACAGAATTTATATTACTTATTGATGGTGCAGTTTCAACAAAGGAAAATGGACGTTATAACATTGTAGCTAATTATAAAGGGAAAATAATTACGGCTTTAGAAGCAGTACAATTGGCTGGAGGAAAAGCAAAATATGTGGTTTCAGTAGGAACTTGTGCTTCTCATGGTGGGATTTCAGCAGCAAAGCCAAACCCATCAGAATGTAAGAGTGTCCAAGAAGTATTAAATAGGCAAGTGATTAAATTGCCTGGGTGTCCTTGTCATCCAGATTGGGTAGTTGGTACTTTAGCACATTTGGTAGGTTATGGCATTCCGGAATTAGATGAGGAAGGAAGACCTCTTCTATTTTATGGAGTTACAATTCATGACAATTGTACAAGAAGAGGATTTTTTGATAAAGGTATTTTTGCACAAAAGTTTGGAGAAGAAGGGTGTATGTTTAAAATAGGTTGTAGAGGGCCAGTTACCAAAACTGATTGTCCTAGACGAAAGTGGAATGGCTATGTGAATTGGCCTATTGGAGATAATACTAACTGTATTGGTTGTGCACAATCACAATTTCCTGATGGAATGGAACCTTTTGTAAGGTACAAGGAGGAGTCATGAGTAAAACAATTACTATTGATCCAGTTACAAGAATCAGTGGGTTTTTAGAAATAAAAGCAAAAGTGAAGAAAAATACAATTGTAGAAGCAAATGCAAGTGGATTACTTTTTAGAGGATTTGAAAAAATGTTAAAAGGAAGGTCACCTTTAGATGCTGTATATTTTACAGAGAGAATTTGCGGAATATGCTCTACAGCTCATGCTATGGCTTCAACCTTAGCACTAGAAGATGCATTAAAAATAACCGTTAGTTTAAATGATAATTACATTCGAGATATTATGCATGGTTTTGAATTCGTACAAAACCACTTAAGGCACTTTTATCTACTTTCCATTCCTAGCTATGTAAAAATTTCTAGTGTGAACTTGCTAGAATCAGAGCAGTATAGTGATTATAGACTTCCTGAAAAAATAAATAAAAAAATAGAAGAACATTATGTTAAAAGTATTGAGCTTAGTAGATTAGCTCATGAAGGACTTGCAATTCTTGGTGGGAAAGCTCCTCATAGTC
The DNA window shown above is from Clostridium beijerinckii and carries:
- a CDS encoding DDE transposase, whose product is MRRITMFCKNDLQQTSLFEPINQMPKYLQDILNKSWAKAFKDHIFPRINEERFSVLYSNKASRTNSPINVILGLLIIKEIFQQTDEELIGSIHFDVRYQYALNTTNYETQPVSINTLTNFRNRLVEYEASTNEDLIKAEVEALSESIAKYLSVDNKKVRVDSLMVSSSCKKLSRIELVYSINSRLIKALNIINPPIISDELKPYLEKGHKNDTIYRTQDLKADSKLSILIEHSKILYNIALKAGDIVTSTEEFQLLNRVIQDQTTEDAAKNLVIKDSKDITSTSLQNPTDKDATYRKKYGGNVGYVVNIQESFNDKNSVITGYDLKQNIHSDSKFADDVIANLASQNKNSNCKLLVDGAYYEQEKAKNALKQGIEMIPSQLVGRKVSTDKLSYSKFIVDDEKNVISCCPNGVEPVESYYSSKSYTAKFDSSTCEKCPLNSQCPKKISKKFNTIRVSEKAYNTATQREKMHESEYIKLANKRAGIEGIPSVLRRRYKIDTMPIRGLLRSKLWVGFKIAAYNFKKLLKQFLESGIECFLNIIACIVAVIINCFKLYFLEFEAKLSN
- a CDS encoding Ni/Fe hydrogenase; translated protein: MTSEEGCPLTKVKIQTSKRIADDVVGMVKNTKKMNAIWLEVTGCSGNIISLLNSENPGLYNILTDIVNFTFNNTLMAAEGNFAFEKFLDTLDTEFILLIDGAVSTKENGRYNIVANYKGKIITALEAVQLAGGKAKYVVSVGTCASHGGISAAKPNPSECKSVQEVLNRQVIKLPGCPCHPDWVVGTLAHLVGYGIPELDEEGRPLLFYGVTIHDNCTRRGFFDKGIFAQKFGEEGCMFKIGCRGPVTKTDCPRRKWNGYVNWPIGDNTNCIGCAQSQFPDGMEPFVRYKEES